The DNA region CTATAAGGCAAACGTAACACAGTCAACAGGGCTCGACTGGAAAAAGGTAAGGCTGAGCCTTTCTACCGGCAATCCATCCCAAAACGGAACGGCCCCACTCCTATCGGCCTGGTTCCTGCAGTTCGGAGAGCCTGAATACGCCTATAGGAACAAGAAATTGGTGTACCAGAACAGAATTCAATCTATGGCGATGCCGGCACCTGAAGTTAAAGAGGAAGTACTGAGTCTGATGGCAAAAAAAAGCAATGGCCTTGCCGTTCAGCAGAACGAAAATATGCTTAACGCCATTTTTGATATTGAAATTCCGTACGATATTGCCTCCAACAGCAAACCCCATAGCGTAATTCTGAAAGAGTTTAGTCAGCCTGCAGCATTCAAATACTACAGTGTCCCTAAAATGGATGGAGACGCATTCCTGATGGCCGAAATCACAAATTACGACAAACTGAACCTGCTACCGGGTGAAGCCAATATCATTTTCGAAAATAGCTATGTGGGCAAATCCTTCATCAACCCAAATGCCACTACCGATACCCTTAATCTGAGTATGGGCAGAGATAAAAAAATCACCATCAAAAGGGAGAAGATAGCGGAGCAAACAGGTGTCAAATTTATCGGCAACAGTAAAAAACAAACCTTTACCTATGAAATCCGGTTACGCAACGGGAAAAAAGAAGCTGTAGACCTCTTGCTGAAAGATCAGTATCCGGTCTCTACAGATAAGGACATGGAAGTGGAGCTCTTAAATGCAGGCGGGGCATCCGTAAACAAAGAGACCGGAGTGCTTACCTGGAAACTAAAGCTGAAGCCCGGGGCTACCGAAAACATCCGGATCAGCTATTCAGTAAAATATCCGAAGGACAAGAATATTCTCAACCTTCAGTAACAAAAAAGGCCCTGATCTATGCGACCAGGGCCTTTTCTCTATATCAGGTATAATTACCCATTCAATGCTGCTGCACCGCTTACAATCTCAGTAAGCTCGGTAGTAATAGCAGCCTGACGTGCCTGGTTGTACGAAAGCTTTAAGGCCTTAAGCAAATCACCGGCATTTTCAGTGGCTTTATCCATTGAGGTCATACGTGCTCCATGTTCAGATGCATGCGAATCAAGAACAGCTTTGTACAACTGGATCTTAACAGATTTAGGGATCAGTTGTGCTACAATTTCTTCCTGAGAAGGTTCAAGGATATAATCTACATTTGAGGTTTTAACATCTGCGGCTTCCTCTGCTTTAGGCAATGGCAGCAGTTGTTCAGTTGTTAAAATTTGCACAGCGGCATTTTTAAATCTGTTGTAAACCACCTCAACCCTGTCAAATTCTCCCTTGACAAAGCCATCCATGATGGCATCTGTGATTTTGGTTACATTCTCAAAAGTAAGTGCTGAAAATACCTCGTTATTGTTTCCAATTACATTGTAGTTACGTTTCTCATAAAAATCCTGAGATTTCTTACCGATTGATACAATACTTACATTGCCATTTTTCAGCTGTTCGCTATATTTTTCAGCAATTAAATTGTTCGCAGCTTTAATTACGTTCATATTGAACGCACCGGCAAGACCACGATTAGAAGAAACCACTACAATTAGCACCTTGTTTGGCTCACGCTCCTGTATAAAAGGTGAAGATGATGCCTCAAGACTTGCAGAAAGATTTCCTAAGATTTCTTTAAGCTTGGTTGCATAAGGACGTAATTGTATAATAGCATTTGTCGCACGTTTCAACTTAGCCGCCGAAACCATTTTCATGGCTTTGGTAATCTGCTGCGTAGATTGGACCGATGCTATACGAATTCTTACTTCTTTTAAATTAGCCATTTTTTAATTTATAGTAGATAGTACCTGGTGATTAGTATTTACTTGAAAGCTCTTTTGCTACAGTTTCCAGTACACCAGTAATCTGGTCATCAAATTTTCCAGCTTTTAAAGCCTTCAAGGTATCAGGATGACGCAGTTCCAGTTGCTGCAGGTACTCAGCCTCAAATTCTTTTACTTTATTTACAGGTACAGAACGCATCAGGTTCTTGGTACCCACGTAAATGATCGCAACCTGTTTTTCAACAGTCATTGGCGAGAACTGACCTTGTTTTAAGATCTCCACGTTACGTGCACCTTTATCCAATACTGATTTCGTAGCCGCGTCCAGGTCAGAACCGAATTTAGAGAAAGCCTCTAACTCGCGGTATTGCGCCTGATCCAGCTTCAAAGTACCGGCAACTTTCTTCATCGATTTGATCTGGGCGTTACCACCTACACGTGATACCGAGATACCTACGTTAATGGCCGGACGGATACCAGAGTTAAACAGGTTACTTTCCAGGAAGATCTGACCATCCGTAATTGAAATTACGTTGGTAGGGATATATGCAGAAACGTCACCAGCCTGAGTTTCGATGATCGGAAGTGCGGTCAATGAACCACCACCTTTAACGATACCTTTCAATGATTCAGGCAAATCATTCATGTCCCTTGCAATCTCATCGTTTGAGTTGATCTTAGCGGCACGCTCCAATAAACGGCTGTGCAGATAGAATACGTCTCCTGGATAAGCCTCACGGCCTGGTGGACGACGCAACAACAAAGAAACCTCACGGTAAGCAACAGCTTGTTTAGACAGATCATCATAAACAATTAAAGCCGGCCTTCCTGTGTCACGGAAAAACTCACCAATAGCTGCACCAGAGAAAGGAGCATAAAACTGCAGCGGAGCAGGCTCAGCAGCAGAAGCAGCAACAACTACAGTATAAGGCATCGCACCGTTCTCTTCTAAAGTACGTACGATGTTTGCTACAGTACTTGCTTTTTGTCCGCAGGCAACATAGATACAGAATACAGGGTTTCCTGCTTCATAAAATTCTTTTTGGTTAATGATGGTATCGATACAAACGGCAGTTTTACCAATCTGACGGTCACCGATAACCAACTCACGCTGACCACGGCCAATTGGAATCATGCCGTCTATAGCTTTGATACCAGTTTGTAAAGGCTCGGTAACCGGCTGACGGTAGATTACCCCAGGAGCTTTACGCTCTATCGGCATCTCATAGGTTTCGC from Pedobacter africanus includes:
- the atpA gene encoding F0F1 ATP synthase subunit alpha — encoded protein: MVEVRPDEVSAIIRQQLAGFKSEAELEEVGTVLQVGDGIARVYGLTKVQSGELVEFETGLQGIVLNLEEDNVGVVLLGPSDNIKEGDTIKRTKKIASIKVGEGMLGRVVNTLGEPIDGKGPILGETYEMPIERKAPGVIYRQPVTEPLQTGIKAIDGMIPIGRGQRELVIGDRQIGKTAVCIDTIINQKEFYEAGNPVFCIYVACGQKASTVANIVRTLEENGAMPYTVVVAASAAEPAPLQFYAPFSGAAIGEFFRDTGRPALIVYDDLSKQAVAYREVSLLLRRPPGREAYPGDVFYLHSRLLERAAKINSNDEIARDMNDLPESLKGIVKGGGSLTALPIIETQAGDVSAYIPTNVISITDGQIFLESNLFNSGIRPAINVGISVSRVGGNAQIKSMKKVAGTLKLDQAQYRELEAFSKFGSDLDAATKSVLDKGARNVEILKQGQFSPMTVEKQVAIIYVGTKNLMRSVPVNKVKEFEAEYLQQLELRHPDTLKALKAGKFDDQITGVLETVAKELSSKY
- the atpG gene encoding ATP synthase F1 subunit gamma, whose protein sequence is MANLKEVRIRIASVQSTQQITKAMKMVSAAKLKRATNAIIQLRPYATKLKEILGNLSASLEASSSPFIQEREPNKVLIVVVSSNRGLAGAFNMNVIKAANNLIAEKYSEQLKNGNVSIVSIGKKSQDFYEKRNYNVIGNNNEVFSALTFENVTKITDAIMDGFVKGEFDRVEVVYNRFKNAAVQILTTEQLLPLPKAEEAADVKTSNVDYILEPSQEEIVAQLIPKSVKIQLYKAVLDSHASEHGARMTSMDKATENAGDLLKALKLSYNQARQAAITTELTEIVSGAAALNG
- a CDS encoding DUF4139 domain-containing protein, with protein sequence MKSIILILLTSFSTFCSYAQSPRIFNSQLESVTVYSLGAELNHKAKVSLPAGTSEIVLANVANTVDESSIQISVPSNVTILSTSFSRDFLKNENKSPAYIKVEDSLQFIKRELNKLENKRVVEENLLVLLDKNQAIGGSNTGVNVAELMKVADYYKNKQLELRNNIFNLKEAEALQQKRIARMQRQLQELSLDKSGTSGQIILQLMASTATNADLSVSYLTPSAAWIAFYDLRAENTTTPLKIVYKANVTQSTGLDWKKVRLSLSTGNPSQNGTAPLLSAWFLQFGEPEYAYRNKKLVYQNRIQSMAMPAPEVKEEVLSLMAKKSNGLAVQQNENMLNAIFDIEIPYDIASNSKPHSVILKEFSQPAAFKYYSVPKMDGDAFLMAEITNYDKLNLLPGEANIIFENSYVGKSFINPNATTDTLNLSMGRDKKITIKREKIAEQTGVKFIGNSKKQTFTYEIRLRNGKKEAVDLLLKDQYPVSTDKDMEVELLNAGGASVNKETGVLTWKLKLKPGATENIRISYSVKYPKDKNILNLQ